A genomic region of Pseudovibrio sp. Tun.PSC04-5.I4 contains the following coding sequences:
- a CDS encoding baseplate — translation MVLDPLHWQIKLAHESDAPWNEAVIGLDDLAQSIRIICLTPKLSVPTEPEQFCDALSYIDRVPVEAIPGISKEIWEGLERWEPRILLDRVDVEQAGFAYFTAAIHWRPRSDVLSDIQRTDVDLMRVE, via the coding sequence ATGGTTTTAGACCCCCTCCATTGGCAGATTAAGCTGGCACACGAGAGCGATGCGCCTTGGAATGAGGCGGTCATTGGTCTTGATGATCTGGCCCAATCCATCCGCATTATCTGCCTGACGCCCAAGCTGTCTGTTCCCACTGAACCTGAGCAGTTTTGCGATGCGCTTTCCTATATCGACCGCGTACCCGTTGAGGCCATTCCCGGTATCTCCAAGGAGATCTGGGAGGGGTTAGAGCGTTGGGAGCCGCGCATTCTGCTTGACCGCGTTGATGTGGAGCAAGCAGGCTTTGCATACTTCACCGCCGCTATTCATTGGCGACCACGCTCTGATGTGCTTTCCGATATTCAGCGCACCGATGTTGATTTGATGAGGGTTGAATGA